A single region of the Indicator indicator isolate 239-I01 chromosome 3, UM_Iind_1.1, whole genome shotgun sequence genome encodes:
- the PACSIN2 gene encoding protein kinase C and casein kinase substrate in neurons protein 2 isoform X3, with protein MSGSYDDSVGVEVSSDSFWEVGNYKRTVKRIDDGHRLCNDLMNCIHERARIEKVYAQQLTEWAKRWKQLVEKGPQYGTVERAWCAFMSEAEKVSELHLEVKSSLMNEDFEKIKNWQKEAFHKQMMGGFKETKEAEDGFRKAQKPWAKKLKEVEAAKKAYHAACKEEKLAISRESNSKADPALNPEQLKKLQDKVEKSKQDVLKTKEKYEKSLKELDNATPQYMENMEQVFEQCQQFEEKRLRFFREVLLEVQKHLDLSNVASYKNIYRELEQNIKSADAVEDLRWFRANQGPGMSMNWPQFEDDEWSADLNRTLSRREKKKASDGVTLTGINQTGDQSSQPNKHSSSLSVQSNTVQSVQSSYNPFEDEDDTGSTVSEKEDNKIKNVSSYEKNQSYPTDWSDEESNNPFSSTDANGDTNPFDEDVSPAMEVRVRALYDYEGQEQDELSFKAGDELTKMENEDEQGWCKGRLDNGQVGLYPANYVEPIQ; from the exons ATGTCTGGCTCATATGATGATTCTGTTGGAGTAGAAGTTTCTAGTGATAGCTTCTGGGAG GTTGGAAATTACAAGAGGACAGTAAAACGAATTGATGATGGTCACAGACTGTGTAATGATCTTATGAACTGTATTCATGAACGGGCACGAATAGAGAAGGTCTATGCTCAACAGCTCACAGAGTGGGCAAAAAGGTGGAAACAGCTTGTGGAAAAAG GCCCACAGTATGGAACAGTAGAAAGGGCTTGGTGTGCTTTTATGTCAGAAGCTGAAAAAGTGAGTGAACTACATCTAGAAGTAAAAAGTTCACTGATGAATGAAGACTTTGAAAAAATCAAGAACTGGCAGAAGGAAGCCTTTCATAAGCAAATGATGGGAGGATTTAAGGAAACCAAAGAAGCAGAAGATGGATTTAGGAAAGCTCAGAAACCTTGGGCAAAAAAGCTGAAAGAG GTGGAAGCTGCAAAGAAAGCATACCACGCAGCTTGCAAAGAGGAGAAACTGGCTATATCCAGAGAAAGCAATAGCAAAGCTGATCCAGCACTAAATCCTGAACAGCTTAAGAAATTACAAGACAAAgtggaaaaaagcaaacaagatgTGCTAAAG aCAAAAGAAAAGTATGAGAAATCGCTGAAAGAATTAGATAATGCCACTCCTCAATACATGGAGAACATGGAGCAGGTATTTGAACAGTGCCAGCAGTTTGAGGAAAAACGCTTACGGTTCTTCCGAGAAGTGTTACTGGAAGTTCAGAAACACCTTGACTTGTCTAATGTTGCAAG ttaCAAAAATATCTACCGTGAACTGGAACAGAACATCAAATCAGCAGATGCTGTTGAAGACTTGCGGTGGTTTAGAGCTAATCAGGGTCCAGGGATGTCAATGAATTGGCCTCAGTTTGAG gatgat GAGTGGTCTGCAGATCTGAACCGCACTCTCagtagaagagaaaagaagaaggctTCTGATGGAGTGACTCTGACTGGTATTAATCAGACAGGAGATCAAAGTTCACAGCCTAACAAGCATagcag CAGTCTTAGTGTCCAGAGTAACACAGTGCAGTCAGTACAATCAAGTTACAATCCCTTTGAAGATGAAGATGATACTGGGAGTACTGTCAGTGAAAAGGAGGACAATAAGATCAAAAA tGTTAGCAgctatgaaaaaaaccaaagctaCCCTACAGATTGGTCTGATGAAGAGTCCAACAATCCATTCTCTTCCACTGATGCAAATGGAGATACCAATCCATTTGATGAAGATGTCTCTCCTGCAATGGAAGTGAGAGTACGTGCACTCTACGACTATGAGGGCCAAGAGCAAGATGAGCTCAGCTTTAAAGCTG gggatGAGTTAACTAAAATGGAGAATGAAGATGAGCAGGGTTGGTGCAAAGGACGTCTGGACAATGGCCAAGTTGGTTTATACCCAGCAAACTACGTAGAACCAATCCAGTGA
- the PACSIN2 gene encoding protein kinase C and casein kinase substrate in neurons protein 2 isoform X4: MSGSYDDSVGVEVSSDSFWEVGNYKRTVKRIDDGHRLCNDLMNCIHERARIEKVYAQQLTEWAKRWKQLVEKGPQYGTVERAWCAFMSEAEKVSELHLEVKSSLMNEDFEKIKNWQKEAFHKQMMGGFKETKEAEDGFRKAQKPWAKKLKEVEAAKKAYHAACKEEKLAISRESNSKADPALNPEQLKKLQDKVEKSKQDVLKTKEKYEKSLKELDNATPQYMENMEQVFEQCQQFEEKRLRFFREVLLEVQKHLDLSNVASYKNIYRELEQNIKSADAVEDLRWFRANQGPGMSMNWPQFEEWSADLNRTLSRREKKKASDGVTLTGINQTGDQSSQPNKHSSVSSYEKNQSYPTDWSDEESNNPFSSTDANGDTNPFDEDVSPAMEVRVRALYDYEGQEQDELSFKAGDELTKMENEDEQGWCKGRLDNGQVGLYPANYVEPIQ; the protein is encoded by the exons ATGTCTGGCTCATATGATGATTCTGTTGGAGTAGAAGTTTCTAGTGATAGCTTCTGGGAG GTTGGAAATTACAAGAGGACAGTAAAACGAATTGATGATGGTCACAGACTGTGTAATGATCTTATGAACTGTATTCATGAACGGGCACGAATAGAGAAGGTCTATGCTCAACAGCTCACAGAGTGGGCAAAAAGGTGGAAACAGCTTGTGGAAAAAG GCCCACAGTATGGAACAGTAGAAAGGGCTTGGTGTGCTTTTATGTCAGAAGCTGAAAAAGTGAGTGAACTACATCTAGAAGTAAAAAGTTCACTGATGAATGAAGACTTTGAAAAAATCAAGAACTGGCAGAAGGAAGCCTTTCATAAGCAAATGATGGGAGGATTTAAGGAAACCAAAGAAGCAGAAGATGGATTTAGGAAAGCTCAGAAACCTTGGGCAAAAAAGCTGAAAGAG GTGGAAGCTGCAAAGAAAGCATACCACGCAGCTTGCAAAGAGGAGAAACTGGCTATATCCAGAGAAAGCAATAGCAAAGCTGATCCAGCACTAAATCCTGAACAGCTTAAGAAATTACAAGACAAAgtggaaaaaagcaaacaagatgTGCTAAAG aCAAAAGAAAAGTATGAGAAATCGCTGAAAGAATTAGATAATGCCACTCCTCAATACATGGAGAACATGGAGCAGGTATTTGAACAGTGCCAGCAGTTTGAGGAAAAACGCTTACGGTTCTTCCGAGAAGTGTTACTGGAAGTTCAGAAACACCTTGACTTGTCTAATGTTGCAAG ttaCAAAAATATCTACCGTGAACTGGAACAGAACATCAAATCAGCAGATGCTGTTGAAGACTTGCGGTGGTTTAGAGCTAATCAGGGTCCAGGGATGTCAATGAATTGGCCTCAGTTTGAG GAGTGGTCTGCAGATCTGAACCGCACTCTCagtagaagagaaaagaagaaggctTCTGATGGAGTGACTCTGACTGGTATTAATCAGACAGGAGATCAAAGTTCACAGCCTAACAAGCATagcag tGTTAGCAgctatgaaaaaaaccaaagctaCCCTACAGATTGGTCTGATGAAGAGTCCAACAATCCATTCTCTTCCACTGATGCAAATGGAGATACCAATCCATTTGATGAAGATGTCTCTCCTGCAATGGAAGTGAGAGTACGTGCACTCTACGACTATGAGGGCCAAGAGCAAGATGAGCTCAGCTTTAAAGCTG gggatGAGTTAACTAAAATGGAGAATGAAGATGAGCAGGGTTGGTGCAAAGGACGTCTGGACAATGGCCAAGTTGGTTTATACCCAGCAAACTACGTAGAACCAATCCAGTGA
- the PACSIN2 gene encoding protein kinase C and casein kinase substrate in neurons protein 2 isoform X1, with product MSGSYDDSVGVEVSSDSFWEVGNYKRTVKRIDDGHRLCNDLMNCIHERARIEKVYAQQLTEWAKRWKQLVEKGPQYGTVERAWCAFMSEAEKVSELHLEVKSSLMNEDFEKIKNWQKEAFHKQMMGGFKETKEAEDGFRKAQKPWAKKLKEVEAAKKAYHAACKEEKLAISRESNSKADPALNPEQLKKLQDKVEKSKQDVLKTKEKYEKSLKELDNATPQYMENMEQVFEQCQQFEEKRLRFFREVLLEVQKHLDLSNVASYKNIYRELEQNIKSADAVEDLRWFRANQGPGMSMNWPQFEEWSADLNRTLSRREKKKASDGVTLTGINQTGDQSSQPNKHSSSLSVQSNTVQSVQSSYNPFEDEDDTGSTVSEKEDNKIKNVSSYEKNQSYPTDWSDEESNNPFSSTDANGDTNPFDEDVSPAMEVRVRALYDYEGQEQDELSFKAGDELTKMENEDEQGWCKGRLDNGQVGLYPANYVEPIQ from the exons ATGTCTGGCTCATATGATGATTCTGTTGGAGTAGAAGTTTCTAGTGATAGCTTCTGGGAG GTTGGAAATTACAAGAGGACAGTAAAACGAATTGATGATGGTCACAGACTGTGTAATGATCTTATGAACTGTATTCATGAACGGGCACGAATAGAGAAGGTCTATGCTCAACAGCTCACAGAGTGGGCAAAAAGGTGGAAACAGCTTGTGGAAAAAG GCCCACAGTATGGAACAGTAGAAAGGGCTTGGTGTGCTTTTATGTCAGAAGCTGAAAAAGTGAGTGAACTACATCTAGAAGTAAAAAGTTCACTGATGAATGAAGACTTTGAAAAAATCAAGAACTGGCAGAAGGAAGCCTTTCATAAGCAAATGATGGGAGGATTTAAGGAAACCAAAGAAGCAGAAGATGGATTTAGGAAAGCTCAGAAACCTTGGGCAAAAAAGCTGAAAGAG GTGGAAGCTGCAAAGAAAGCATACCACGCAGCTTGCAAAGAGGAGAAACTGGCTATATCCAGAGAAAGCAATAGCAAAGCTGATCCAGCACTAAATCCTGAACAGCTTAAGAAATTACAAGACAAAgtggaaaaaagcaaacaagatgTGCTAAAG aCAAAAGAAAAGTATGAGAAATCGCTGAAAGAATTAGATAATGCCACTCCTCAATACATGGAGAACATGGAGCAGGTATTTGAACAGTGCCAGCAGTTTGAGGAAAAACGCTTACGGTTCTTCCGAGAAGTGTTACTGGAAGTTCAGAAACACCTTGACTTGTCTAATGTTGCAAG ttaCAAAAATATCTACCGTGAACTGGAACAGAACATCAAATCAGCAGATGCTGTTGAAGACTTGCGGTGGTTTAGAGCTAATCAGGGTCCAGGGATGTCAATGAATTGGCCTCAGTTTGAG GAGTGGTCTGCAGATCTGAACCGCACTCTCagtagaagagaaaagaagaaggctTCTGATGGAGTGACTCTGACTGGTATTAATCAGACAGGAGATCAAAGTTCACAGCCTAACAAGCATagcag CAGTCTTAGTGTCCAGAGTAACACAGTGCAGTCAGTACAATCAAGTTACAATCCCTTTGAAGATGAAGATGATACTGGGAGTACTGTCAGTGAAAAGGAGGACAATAAGATCAAAAA tGTTAGCAgctatgaaaaaaaccaaagctaCCCTACAGATTGGTCTGATGAAGAGTCCAACAATCCATTCTCTTCCACTGATGCAAATGGAGATACCAATCCATTTGATGAAGATGTCTCTCCTGCAATGGAAGTGAGAGTACGTGCACTCTACGACTATGAGGGCCAAGAGCAAGATGAGCTCAGCTTTAAAGCTG gggatGAGTTAACTAAAATGGAGAATGAAGATGAGCAGGGTTGGTGCAAAGGACGTCTGGACAATGGCCAAGTTGGTTTATACCCAGCAAACTACGTAGAACCAATCCAGTGA
- the PACSIN2 gene encoding protein kinase C and casein kinase substrate in neurons protein 2 isoform X2, with translation MSGSYDDSVGVEVSSDSFWEVGNYKRTVKRIDDGHRLCNDLMNCIHERARIEKVYAQQLTEWAKRWKQLVEKGPQYGTVERAWCAFMSEAEKVSELHLEVKSSLMNEDFEKIKNWQKEAFHKQMMGGFKETKEAEDGFRKAQKPWAKKLKEVEAAKKAYHAACKEEKLAISRESNSKADPALNPEQLKKLQDKVEKSKQDVLKTKEKYEKSLKELDNATPQYMENMEQVFEQCQQFEEKRLRFFREVLLEVQKHLDLSNVASYKNIYRELEQNIKSADAVEDLRWFRANQGPGMSMNWPQFEEWSADLNRTLSRREKKKASDGVTLTGINQTGDQSSQPNKHSSLSVQSNTVQSVQSSYNPFEDEDDTGSTVSEKEDNKIKNVSSYEKNQSYPTDWSDEESNNPFSSTDANGDTNPFDEDVSPAMEVRVRALYDYEGQEQDELSFKAGDELTKMENEDEQGWCKGRLDNGQVGLYPANYVEPIQ, from the exons ATGTCTGGCTCATATGATGATTCTGTTGGAGTAGAAGTTTCTAGTGATAGCTTCTGGGAG GTTGGAAATTACAAGAGGACAGTAAAACGAATTGATGATGGTCACAGACTGTGTAATGATCTTATGAACTGTATTCATGAACGGGCACGAATAGAGAAGGTCTATGCTCAACAGCTCACAGAGTGGGCAAAAAGGTGGAAACAGCTTGTGGAAAAAG GCCCACAGTATGGAACAGTAGAAAGGGCTTGGTGTGCTTTTATGTCAGAAGCTGAAAAAGTGAGTGAACTACATCTAGAAGTAAAAAGTTCACTGATGAATGAAGACTTTGAAAAAATCAAGAACTGGCAGAAGGAAGCCTTTCATAAGCAAATGATGGGAGGATTTAAGGAAACCAAAGAAGCAGAAGATGGATTTAGGAAAGCTCAGAAACCTTGGGCAAAAAAGCTGAAAGAG GTGGAAGCTGCAAAGAAAGCATACCACGCAGCTTGCAAAGAGGAGAAACTGGCTATATCCAGAGAAAGCAATAGCAAAGCTGATCCAGCACTAAATCCTGAACAGCTTAAGAAATTACAAGACAAAgtggaaaaaagcaaacaagatgTGCTAAAG aCAAAAGAAAAGTATGAGAAATCGCTGAAAGAATTAGATAATGCCACTCCTCAATACATGGAGAACATGGAGCAGGTATTTGAACAGTGCCAGCAGTTTGAGGAAAAACGCTTACGGTTCTTCCGAGAAGTGTTACTGGAAGTTCAGAAACACCTTGACTTGTCTAATGTTGCAAG ttaCAAAAATATCTACCGTGAACTGGAACAGAACATCAAATCAGCAGATGCTGTTGAAGACTTGCGGTGGTTTAGAGCTAATCAGGGTCCAGGGATGTCAATGAATTGGCCTCAGTTTGAG GAGTGGTCTGCAGATCTGAACCGCACTCTCagtagaagagaaaagaagaaggctTCTGATGGAGTGACTCTGACTGGTATTAATCAGACAGGAGATCAAAGTTCACAGCCTAACAAGCATagcag TCTTAGTGTCCAGAGTAACACAGTGCAGTCAGTACAATCAAGTTACAATCCCTTTGAAGATGAAGATGATACTGGGAGTACTGTCAGTGAAAAGGAGGACAATAAGATCAAAAA tGTTAGCAgctatgaaaaaaaccaaagctaCCCTACAGATTGGTCTGATGAAGAGTCCAACAATCCATTCTCTTCCACTGATGCAAATGGAGATACCAATCCATTTGATGAAGATGTCTCTCCTGCAATGGAAGTGAGAGTACGTGCACTCTACGACTATGAGGGCCAAGAGCAAGATGAGCTCAGCTTTAAAGCTG gggatGAGTTAACTAAAATGGAGAATGAAGATGAGCAGGGTTGGTGCAAAGGACGTCTGGACAATGGCCAAGTTGGTTTATACCCAGCAAACTACGTAGAACCAATCCAGTGA